The Pongo abelii isolate AG06213 chromosome 11, NHGRI_mPonAbe1-v2.0_pri, whole genome shotgun sequence genome includes a window with the following:
- the PID1 gene encoding PTB-containing, cubilin and LRP1-interacting protein isoform X5, producing the protein MWQPATERLQVTYLGKVSTTGMQFLSGCTEKPVIELWKKHTLAREDVFPANALLEIRPFQVWLHHLDHKGEATVHMDTFQVARIAYCTADHNVSPNIFAWVYREINDDLSYQMDCHAVECESKLEAKKLAHAMMEAFRKTFHSMKSDGRIHSNSSSEEVSQELESDDG; encoded by the coding sequence GTTACCTACCTGGGCAAAGTCTCCACTACTGGCATGCAATTTTTGTCAGGCTGCACAGAAAAGCCAGTCATTGAGCTCTGGAAGAAGCACACGCTAGCCCGAGAGGATGTCTTTCCAGCCAATGCCCTCCTGGAAATTCGGCCATTCCAAGTGTGGCTCCATCACCTCGACCACAAAGGGGAGGCCACCGTGCACATGGATACCTTCCAGGTGGCCCGCATCGCCTACTGCACTGCCGACCACAACGTGAGCCCCAACATCTTCGCCTGGGTCTATAGGGAGATCAATGACGACCTGTCCTACCAGATGGACTGCCACGCCGTGGAGTGCGAGAGCAAGCTCGAGGCCAAGAAACTGGCCCACGCCATGATGGAGGCCTTCAGGAAGACTTTCCACAGTATGAAGAGCGACGGGCGGATCCACAGCAACAGCTCCTCCGAAGAGGTTTCCCAGGAATTGGAATCCGATGATGGCTGA